One genomic region from Croceicoccus sp. YJ47 encodes:
- a CDS encoding DUF1289 domain-containing protein: MTIPSPCRKVCTLDDAGEWCTACGRTLDEIARWAMLPPGERKAIMAQLPARLDRGSGERPGP, encoded by the coding sequence ATGACGATCCCCTCGCCCTGCCGGAAGGTCTGTACGCTCGACGACGCGGGCGAATGGTGCACGGCTTGCGGACGCACACTGGACGAAATCGCGCGATGGGCGATGCTTCCACCGGGGGAGCGAAAGGCGATCATGGCGCAATTGCCGGCACGGCTCGATCGCGGGTCGGGAGAACGGCCGGGGCCGTGA
- the mnmA gene encoding tRNA 2-thiouridine(34) synthase MnmA, whose translation MSHPASAPATHAAPALPAGLDAGALFQLGGAPGDKRIVVAMSGGVDSSVVAALAAASGAEVIGVTLQLYDHGEAVKRKGACCAGDDIRDARAVADRLGIAHYVFDHESAFREEVVDRFADEYLDGRTPVPCIRCNIGPKFTDLFAMARDLGADCLATGHYVRRAMGAHGPELHRAADPARDQSYFLYATTEAQLDFIRFPLGGLPKSQVREIATALGLGVAGKPDSQDICFVPDGNYAALVRKLRPEAEDKGDIVHALSGAVLGRHKGIIHYTVGQRRGLEIGGQDEPLYVVRIDADAGRVLVGPKRLLAVDSAVIGETNRIGPIPDAPITAKVRSLAKPVPVTLDGPLGDGARTRILFDTPEYGVAPGQAAVLYCGDRVIGGGWIEETGASEALPG comes from the coding sequence ATGTCCCATCCCGCTTCCGCCCCCGCCACGCATGCCGCTCCCGCGCTTCCCGCCGGTCTCGATGCCGGCGCGCTCTTTCAACTCGGCGGCGCGCCCGGCGACAAACGCATCGTCGTCGCGATGTCGGGCGGTGTGGACAGCTCCGTCGTGGCCGCCCTTGCCGCGGCGAGCGGGGCCGAGGTCATCGGCGTGACGCTGCAACTCTACGATCATGGCGAGGCGGTGAAGCGCAAGGGCGCGTGCTGTGCCGGGGACGACATACGCGACGCGCGCGCGGTGGCCGACCGGCTCGGCATCGCGCATTACGTGTTCGATCATGAAAGCGCCTTTCGCGAAGAGGTCGTCGACCGGTTCGCCGACGAATATCTGGACGGGCGCACGCCCGTGCCCTGCATCCGCTGCAATATCGGGCCGAAATTCACCGATCTGTTCGCGATGGCCCGCGACCTGGGCGCCGATTGCCTGGCGACGGGCCATTATGTCCGGAGGGCGATGGGCGCGCACGGCCCGGAACTCCACCGCGCCGCCGACCCGGCCCGGGACCAGAGCTATTTCCTCTACGCCACCACCGAGGCGCAACTCGATTTCATTCGCTTCCCCTTGGGCGGATTGCCCAAGTCGCAGGTGCGCGAAATCGCCACCGCGCTCGGCCTTGGCGTCGCGGGGAAGCCGGACAGCCAGGACATCTGCTTCGTGCCCGACGGCAATTATGCCGCGCTGGTGCGCAAATTGCGCCCGGAGGCCGAGGACAAGGGCGACATCGTCCATGCGCTGAGCGGCGCGGTGCTGGGCCGGCACAAGGGGATCATCCACTATACGGTCGGGCAGCGGCGCGGCCTCGAAATCGGGGGGCAGGACGAGCCGCTCTATGTCGTGCGGATCGACGCCGATGCGGGGCGCGTGCTGGTCGGGCCAAAGCGATTGCTCGCCGTCGACAGCGCGGTGATCGGTGAAACGAACCGGATCGGCCCCATACCCGACGCTCCCATTACCGCAAAGGTTCGTTCTTTGGCGAAGCCGGTGCCGGTCACGCTCGACGGGCCGCTGGGCGACGGGGCGCGCACGCGCATCCTGTTTGACACGCCCGAATATGGCGTCGCGCCGGGGCAGGCGGCGGTGCTCTATTGCGGGGACCGGGTGATCGGTGGCGGCTGGATCGAGGAGACGGGGGCGAGCGAGGCCCTGCCCGGATGA
- a CDS encoding electron transfer flavoprotein subunit alpha/FixB family protein, whose translation MNTLVLADHDNSELGDATLATVTAAAKLGDVTVLVAGAGCGAVADAAAQVAGVSKVLKADDAAYEHQLAENVAPLIAGLMEGFDAFLAPATTTGKNIAPRVAAMLDVMQISDILSVEGDKSFTRPIYAGNAIATVESSDPKLVITVRGTAFEKAEATGGSASVEDASGPGESGLSSFVGQQLAESDRPELTSANIIVSGGRALKDGETFEKIIMPLADKLGAGVGASRAAVDAGYVPNDYQVGQTGKIVAPEVYFAIGISGAIQHLAGMKDSKVIVAINKDEDAPIFQVADIGLVADLFEAVPELTGKL comes from the coding sequence ATGAACACGCTCGTCCTTGCCGATCATGACAATTCCGAACTGGGCGATGCGACGCTCGCCACCGTCACCGCCGCGGCGAAGCTGGGCGATGTGACCGTGCTGGTCGCGGGCGCCGGTTGCGGCGCGGTCGCCGATGCCGCCGCGCAGGTCGCCGGCGTGTCGAAGGTGCTCAAAGCCGACGATGCGGCGTACGAGCATCAGCTGGCCGAAAACGTCGCGCCGCTGATCGCCGGTTTGATGGAAGGGTTCGACGCGTTTCTTGCCCCCGCCACCACCACGGGCAAGAACATCGCCCCGCGGGTCGCCGCGATGCTCGACGTGATGCAGATTTCCGACATTCTCTCGGTCGAGGGGGACAAGAGCTTCACCCGTCCGATCTATGCCGGCAATGCCATCGCCACCGTCGAATCGAGCGATCCGAAGCTGGTCATCACCGTGCGCGGCACCGCCTTTGAAAAGGCGGAAGCGACCGGCGGATCCGCCAGCGTCGAGGATGCGAGCGGTCCGGGCGAATCCGGTCTGTCGAGCTTCGTCGGGCAGCAGCTCGCCGAGAGCGACCGGCCCGAGCTGACCAGCGCGAACATCATCGTGTCGGGCGGACGCGCGTTGAAGGACGGCGAAACCTTCGAAAAGATCATCATGCCGCTCGCCGACAAGCTGGGCGCCGGCGTCGGCGCCAGCCGCGCGGCGGTCGATGCGGGCTATGTCCCCAACGATTACCAGGTCGGCCAGACGGGCAAGATCGTCGCCCCCGAAGTCTATTTCGCGATCGGTATCTCCGGCGCGATTCAGCATCTCGCCGGCATGAAGGATTCCAAGGTCATCGTCGCCATCAACAAGGACGAGGATGCCCCGATCTTTCAGGTCGCCGACATCGGCCTCGTCGCCGATCTGTTCGAAGCGGTGCCGGAATTGACCGGGAAGCTCTGA
- a CDS encoding GlsB/YeaQ/YmgE family stress response membrane protein codes for MGFIIALIVGGIIGWLASIVMRRDASMGIFWNIVVGIVGSFLGLLIGGLFGAGSTLTSFDLVGLLFSFIGAVVLLAIVNMVQRGRVR; via the coding sequence ATGGGTTTTATTATTGCACTGATCGTTGGCGGTATCATCGGTTGGCTCGCCAGCATCGTGATGCGCCGGGATGCCTCGATGGGCATTTTCTGGAATATCGTGGTGGGCATCGTCGGTTCGTTTCTCGGCCTACTCATCGGCGGGCTGTTCGGTGCCGGCTCGACGTTGACCAGCTTCGATCTCGTCGGGCTGCTGTTCTCGTTCATCGGTGCGGTTGTCCTGCTCGCCATCGTGAACATGGTGCAGCGCGGCCGCGTTCGCTAA
- a CDS encoding DUF445 domain-containing protein gives MPADDVQDRGRTMRMFATGLLVLMAVVFFVSRRYDDIPAIGFVTAFSEAAMVGALADWFAVTALFRHPLGLKIPHTAIIPTNKNRIADNMASFLRHNFLIPQVVARRMRPMNLAQAAGDFLADPERLAQSNVGAGAAALFAEVLESLDPDRLGAQVKDGLKRQLEGIEIAPVLGEMLAGAIADGRHLPLMDGVIRWAGLTLEDNEALVRQMISDRANSLLRWTGLDAKLANSVLDGLYRMLAEMLVDPDHPLRAKAQEGLDSLAHDLVHDPEMRARVEGFKTELLNNPAVGAWWQGVWERMRHKLIALARDPQAVSGYLSGTLTDLGRALQSDPRLQLQINRFARRSAVGVTSRYGDQLVRLVSETVKGWDAATITDRVERAVGRDLQFIRINGTLVGGLVGVAIHTLEIWLP, from the coding sequence ATGCCCGCGGACGATGTGCAGGACCGGGGACGGACCATGCGCATGTTTGCGACCGGGCTGCTCGTGCTCATGGCGGTCGTGTTCTTCGTCTCGCGCCGGTACGACGACATTCCCGCGATCGGGTTCGTCACGGCATTCAGCGAGGCGGCGATGGTCGGTGCGCTGGCCGACTGGTTCGCGGTGACCGCGCTGTTTCGCCATCCGCTGGGCCTGAAGATCCCGCATACGGCGATCATCCCCACGAACAAGAACCGCATTGCCGACAATATGGCGAGCTTCCTGCGCCATAATTTCCTCATTCCGCAGGTCGTGGCGCGGCGCATGCGCCCGATGAACCTCGCGCAGGCGGCGGGCGATTTCCTCGCGGATCCGGAACGGCTGGCCCAATCGAATGTCGGTGCGGGGGCGGCGGCGCTCTTTGCCGAGGTGCTGGAATCGCTCGACCCGGATCGGCTCGGAGCGCAGGTGAAGGACGGGCTCAAACGCCAGCTCGAAGGAATCGAGATCGCGCCGGTGCTGGGCGAGATGCTGGCAGGCGCGATCGCGGACGGACGCCATCTTCCGTTGATGGACGGGGTGATCCGCTGGGCCGGGTTGACGCTGGAGGATAACGAGGCGCTCGTCCGGCAGATGATCAGCGACCGGGCCAATTCGCTGCTGCGCTGGACCGGGCTCGATGCGAAACTCGCCAATTCGGTGCTCGACGGGCTTTACCGCATGCTGGCCGAGATGCTGGTCGATCCGGACCACCCGCTCCGCGCGAAGGCGCAGGAGGGGCTCGACAGCCTCGCCCACGACCTCGTCCACGACCCGGAGATGCGAGCCAGGGTCGAGGGGTTCAAGACCGAATTGCTGAACAACCCGGCCGTCGGCGCCTGGTGGCAGGGCGTCTGGGAACGGATGCGGCACAAGCTCATCGCGCTGGCCCGCGACCCGCAGGCGGTGTCGGGCTATCTGAGCGGGACGCTCACCGATCTGGGCCGGGCGTTGCAATCCGATCCGCGCCTGCAATTGCAGATCAACCGCTTTGCCCGGCGCAGCGCGGTCGGCGTGACGAGCCGCTATGGCGATCAGCTGGTCCGGCTCGTCTCCGAAACGGTCAAGGGGTGGGACGCGGCCACAATTACGGACCGCGTCGAACGGGCGGTCGGGCGCGACCTGCAGTTCATCCGCATCAATGGCACGCTGGTCGGCGGGCTTGTCGGGGTGGCGATCCATACGCTGGAAATCTGGCTCCCCTGA
- a CDS encoding serine hydrolase: MMRRLPSMLALLCVPALAACSPQETGPQPPSAESRAAIPRGADVPREKLAYAIDDVFAEAAGETRALLILHDGKVVAERYAETYDADTAMIGWSMSKTVTGVLIGMLIADGALSLDHPAPIPAWQRPGDPRGDITIRHLLQMRSGLRHAESANPAQDADTVRMLAVDGRDDMAAYAETQLLDQTPGEQFNYATPTSVILADIAARALTRSTDPDRRRDAMHRYLQMRLFDPVGMDATIAEYDRAGTMIGGSMVHAPARDWAKFGEMLRKGGMANGAQIVPRAWVRFMTTSSPGDPAYGGHVWLNHSRPEGRNAVLFPADAPDTLFAALGHRGQFTIVSPEQGLTIVRLGNSDRVQMDALNAALREIVTLFPVQ, translated from the coding sequence ATGATGCGCCGCCTCCCTTCTATGCTCGCCCTGCTCTGCGTGCCAGCGCTCGCCGCCTGTTCGCCACAGGAAACCGGCCCGCAGCCGCCAAGTGCCGAATCGCGCGCCGCGATTCCGCGCGGCGCCGATGTTCCCCGCGAAAAGCTCGCCTATGCCATCGACGATGTGTTTGCCGAGGCGGCGGGCGAAACGCGCGCGCTGCTGATCCTGCACGATGGCAAGGTCGTCGCCGAACGCTATGCCGAAACATATGATGCGGACACCGCCATGATCGGCTGGTCGATGAGCAAGACCGTGACCGGCGTTCTCATCGGCATGCTGATCGCGGACGGGGCGCTTTCGCTGGATCATCCGGCGCCGATCCCCGCGTGGCAGCGGCCCGGCGATCCGCGCGGCGACATCACCATCCGCCATTTGTTGCAGATGCGCTCCGGCCTGCGCCATGCCGAAAGCGCGAACCCGGCACAGGATGCCGACACGGTCCGCATGCTCGCCGTGGACGGGCGCGACGACATGGCCGCCTATGCCGAGACGCAGCTGCTCGACCAGACGCCGGGAGAGCAGTTCAACTATGCCACGCCGACGAGCGTCATCCTTGCCGATATTGCGGCGCGGGCGCTCACCCGCTCCACCGACCCCGACCGGCGGCGCGATGCGATGCACCGCTATCTTCAGATGCGGCTGTTCGATCCCGTCGGCATGGATGCGACGATCGCGGAATATGACCGCGCCGGCACGATGATCGGGGGCAGCATGGTCCACGCCCCGGCGCGCGACTGGGCGAAATTCGGGGAGATGCTGCGCAAGGGCGGCATGGCGAACGGGGCGCAGATCGTGCCGCGTGCCTGGGTGCGTTTCATGACGACGTCATCGCCCGGCGATCCGGCCTATGGCGGGCATGTCTGGCTCAACCATTCCCGGCCGGAGGGGCGCAATGCGGTGCTGTTTCCCGCCGATGCGCCGGACACGCTGTTCGCCGCGCTCGGCCATCGGGGGCAATTCACGATCGTTTCGCCGGAACAGGGGCTGACGATCGTGCGGCTCGGCAATTCGGACCGGGTCCAGATGGACGCGCTCAATGCCGCATTGCGCGAAATCGTGACGCTGTTCCCGGTTCAGTAG
- a CDS encoding efflux RND transporter periplasmic adaptor subunit, with amino-acid sequence MQYEHSIGSAPGGELARETDTQSVDADRSVVTEYEEDERLHSARRRRIIITAVVVVAVLIALAFFLSRDDAPAVGDEEIAAGAEVPAVSVLVPGRSNVAGEITTSGTLSARRPVPVGSVGEGGEVRSVRVDQGDWVRQGQILAVIDRSVQSRQVEAQRAQVEVARSDARLAQANLDRASQLVERGFISKADIDQLTATRDAAAARVRVAEAQLGELNARNARLNIVAPASGLILTRSVEPGQVVGGGTELFTIASGGEMEMAAQISESDLARLSVGVPARVTPVGTEQAFAGQVWQLAPTIDETTRQGTARIALPYDRALRPGGFASAVIQAGTSSAPVLPESALLSDQDGSYVFVLGDNNRVRRKAVRTGIVTPRGIAVIEGLSGNERVVLRAGGFLSDGDEIEPRLVKREAAR; translated from the coding sequence ATGCAATACGAACATTCGATCGGTTCCGCGCCAGGGGGGGAACTCGCGCGCGAAACCGACACGCAATCCGTCGATGCGGATCGCTCCGTCGTGACGGAGTACGAAGAAGACGAACGCCTCCATTCGGCCCGGCGGCGCCGGATCATCATCACCGCTGTGGTGGTGGTGGCGGTGCTGATCGCGCTGGCGTTTTTCCTGTCGCGGGACGACGCGCCGGCGGTCGGCGACGAAGAGATCGCCGCAGGGGCCGAGGTGCCCGCCGTGTCGGTGCTGGTGCCCGGACGCAGCAATGTCGCAGGCGAGATCACCACGAGCGGCACGCTATCCGCGCGCCGCCCGGTTCCCGTCGGCTCCGTCGGCGAGGGCGGCGAGGTGCGGAGCGTGCGCGTCGATCAGGGCGACTGGGTCCGGCAGGGGCAGATCCTCGCCGTGATCGACCGTTCGGTGCAAAGCCGCCAGGTCGAGGCGCAGCGCGCGCAGGTCGAGGTGGCGCGTTCCGACGCGCGCCTCGCGCAGGCGAATCTCGACCGTGCGTCGCAACTCGTCGAGCGCGGCTTCATCAGCAAGGCCGACATCGACCAGCTCACCGCGACGCGCGATGCCGCCGCCGCCCGTGTCCGCGTGGCGGAGGCGCAGCTCGGCGAGCTCAACGCCCGCAATGCGCGGCTCAATATCGTGGCGCCCGCGTCCGGGTTGATCCTTACGCGCAGTGTGGAGCCGGGGCAGGTCGTGGGCGGCGGGACGGAATTGTTCACCATCGCCAGCGGCGGCGAAATGGAAATGGCCGCACAGATCAGCGAAAGCGATCTGGCGCGGCTTTCCGTCGGCGTTCCGGCGCGGGTCACCCCCGTCGGCACCGAGCAGGCGTTTGCCGGTCAGGTCTGGCAGCTTGCCCCCACCATTGACGAGACCACGCGCCAGGGCACCGCCCGCATCGCGCTCCCCTACGACCGCGCCCTGCGGCCGGGCGGCTTTGCAAGCGCGGTCATCCAAGCCGGCACGTCGAGCGCGCCCGTACTTCCCGAATCGGCGCTTCTGTCGGATCAGGACGGCAGCTATGTCTTTGTTCTGGGCGACAACAACCGCGTCCGGCGCAAGGCCGTGCGGACCGGGATCGTCACCCCGCGCGGCATCGCGGTGATCGAGGGGCTCTCGGGCAACGAGCGCGTCGTCCTGCGCGCGGGCGGTTTCCTCAGCGACGGCGATGAAATCGAACCCCGCCTGGTCAAGCGTGAGGCCGCACGATGA
- a CDS encoding sigma factor: protein MSAITDALEHEVACARTTRAQYRATRDRRCKSEENRHFDRIMALLGPRIRHLTRAYGLNAWADDAEQACAIAVHRAIDDYDPAIARFTTFVTWPLRGELKALRNRVRPELRETKAPIRYSVVPLDHGEGDYIELVDVSAMTRVEQGAARRLAQGALDRLLSEYERGIMDRLCRDLAAADGSRGAGPGPVRAAAIDDMKGVLRKEREIVARYVFADGKDDKFAENDDEFTAEQQRQISRRVLRHLSAKAPAI, encoded by the coding sequence ATGTCCGCCATCACCGATGCGCTCGAGCATGAGGTAGCCTGCGCACGCACCACTCGCGCCCAGTATCGCGCGACGCGTGACCGCCGCTGCAAATCGGAAGAAAACCGGCATTTCGACCGGATCATGGCGCTGCTCGGTCCGCGCATTCGCCATCTGACGCGCGCCTACGGGCTCAACGCATGGGCCGACGATGCGGAGCAGGCCTGCGCGATCGCGGTTCACCGGGCGATCGACGACTATGATCCAGCCATCGCGCGCTTCACGACCTTCGTGACATGGCCGCTGAGGGGCGAGTTGAAGGCATTGCGCAATCGCGTCCGCCCCGAGCTGCGCGAAACGAAGGCGCCGATACGATATAGCGTCGTCCCACTCGATCATGGCGAGGGGGACTATATCGAACTCGTCGACGTGTCCGCGATGACGCGCGTGGAGCAGGGGGCCGCCCGCCGCCTGGCCCAGGGGGCGCTCGACCGGCTTCTGTCGGAATACGAACGCGGCATCATGGACCGCTTGTGCAGGGATCTTGCCGCGGCGGATGGCTCCCGCGGGGCTGGGCCGGGTCCGGTTCGTGCCGCTGCCATCGACGATATGAAGGGCGTGCTGCGCAAGGAACGCGAGATCGTCGCGCGCTATGTCTTTGCCGATGGGAAGGACGACAAGTTCGCTGAGAACGATGACGAGTTTACAGCGGAGCAGCAGCGCCAGATCAGCCGGCGGGTCCTCCGCCATCTGAGCGCGAAGGCGCCTGCTATCTGA
- a CDS encoding efflux RND transporter permease subunit produces the protein MNVNRISEWSIRNPIVPIVIFAALLFAGIIAFNRMDVNNNPDIDFPGVTVTVVQPGAAPTEITTQITQIVEAAVRSINGVDQIQSTASEGSSSTFVQFEIGVDANDAVNEVSNAIDQVRGDLPDGILEPRVSKVNAGGNGPIAYYAVSADDMTMEQLSWFIDDTISRRLLSIEGMASVSRAGGVDREIRVVVDPSRMQAYGVTAAQVNAALRQINTDAGGGQTEIAGSRQSVRVLGNAESAYNLRETRINLPGGRAIRLRDIADVYDGYSEQSSIAKINGKQVVTFGMERAKGASDVSVYDAALEELDAIEQENPGIHFTQLFTSVEYTKSQYDSSMEALVEGAILAVVVVFFFLRDWRATLISAVAIPLSAIPTFWFMDLMGFTLNTLSLLALSLVAGVLVDDAIVEIENIVRHMRMGKTAFQASIDAADEIGLAVVATTMCIVAVFLPVALMPGLTGQFFKNFGGTVVAAVLMSLAVARMITPMAAAYFLKAHGHAEHGEGRGMDIYMRVLRFMMDSDKAEAFKQRHPSPIAFLVPALMFGLTVFAIALVLMLASGGFAELFESLLQSAIAGGIAFGAMLAIVLLFSLIGAFFGSGTMMGRARSFGHRAQARARDHRLWAFYIGLFALVATVALFMNMPQEFQPQTDADDSRVDISMPPGTTIEQTEVVADRVTALLEEQPEVASVMERVNEGSARLFITLVPASERNSKSFELERALTPALQEVADARVSFASQGGGFSGRALSIMLTGSNPEELDQAAQTLIEQMRTIPEVVAPRIEADLQRPELIITPRLDLAAQLGVTTASLSQAIRIATLGEIDQNAAKFSLSDRQVPIRVILDRSERRDIDTIANLPVPTATGGSVPLNRVAEISFGAGPTQIQRFNQARRVLIGADLAAGAVSGPVREKIDQLPIMQNLPTGISNRPVGDAQWQEELNQNMITAVITGILLVFAVLVLLYKRVVSPLVNMTSLLLAPLGGLLALLLVGAMTGLPMPISLPVYIGLLMLLGIVAKNSILLIDFALEEMEAGVPKREAIIDAGHKRAQPIVMTTVAMAAGMVPTAISLSGDGAWRQPMGIVVIGGLIMSTLLTLVIVPAGFSLADGFEKRIGPRLRRWLLTYRPGEGEPEPAETPRPDGGPAVQPAP, from the coding sequence ATGAACGTCAATCGCATTTCCGAATGGTCGATCCGCAACCCGATCGTGCCGATCGTCATCTTTGCCGCATTGCTGTTCGCCGGCATCATCGCGTTCAACCGGATGGACGTGAACAACAATCCGGACATCGATTTTCCCGGCGTCACCGTGACCGTCGTGCAGCCCGGTGCGGCCCCGACGGAAATCACCACGCAGATCACGCAGATCGTGGAGGCCGCCGTCCGTTCGATCAACGGCGTCGACCAGATTCAGTCGACGGCGAGCGAGGGCAGCAGCTCCACCTTCGTGCAGTTCGAGATCGGCGTCGATGCGAACGATGCCGTCAACGAGGTGTCGAACGCCATCGATCAGGTGCGCGGCGATTTGCCCGACGGCATCCTGGAACCGCGGGTGAGCAAGGTGAACGCGGGCGGCAACGGGCCGATCGCCTATTACGCGGTGAGCGCCGACGACATGACGATGGAACAGCTCAGCTGGTTCATCGACGACACGATTTCGCGCCGCCTCCTGTCGATCGAGGGCATGGCCTCGGTCAGCCGCGCGGGCGGCGTCGACCGCGAGATTCGCGTGGTCGTGGATCCGTCGCGGATGCAGGCCTATGGCGTCACCGCGGCGCAGGTGAATGCGGCGCTGCGTCAGATCAACACCGACGCGGGCGGCGGCCAGACCGAGATCGCCGGATCGCGGCAATCGGTGCGCGTGCTCGGCAATGCGGAGAGCGCGTACAACCTGCGCGAAACGCGGATCAATCTCCCCGGCGGGCGGGCCATCCGCCTGCGCGACATCGCCGATGTCTACGACGGATATTCCGAACAATCCTCGATCGCCAAGATCAATGGTAAGCAGGTCGTGACCTTCGGGATGGAGCGGGCCAAGGGCGCCTCGGACGTGAGCGTCTACGACGCCGCGCTGGAGGAACTCGACGCGATCGAGCAGGAAAATCCCGGCATTCATTTCACGCAGCTGTTCACGAGCGTGGAATACACGAAATCGCAATATGACAGCTCGATGGAGGCGCTGGTCGAGGGGGCGATCCTCGCCGTTGTCGTCGTGTTCTTCTTCCTGCGCGACTGGCGCGCCACGCTGATCAGTGCGGTGGCCATTCCGCTGTCGGCGATCCCCACGTTCTGGTTCATGGACCTGATGGGCTTCACGCTCAACACGCTGTCCCTTCTAGCGCTGAGCCTGGTGGCCGGTGTGCTCGTCGATGACGCCATCGTCGAGATCGAGAATATCGTGCGCCACATGCGCATGGGCAAAACCGCGTTCCAGGCCTCCATCGACGCCGCCGACGAAATCGGGCTGGCCGTGGTGGCGACGACGATGTGTATCGTCGCGGTGTTCCTGCCCGTGGCGTTGATGCCGGGGCTTACGGGGCAGTTCTTCAAGAATTTCGGCGGGACGGTGGTGGCCGCCGTGCTGATGAGCCTTGCCGTCGCGCGTATGATCACGCCCATGGCGGCGGCCTATTTCCTGAAAGCGCACGGCCATGCCGAACATGGCGAGGGCCGCGGCATGGACATCTACATGCGCGTGCTGCGCTTCATGATGGATTCGGACAAGGCGGAGGCGTTCAAGCAGCGTCATCCCTCGCCGATCGCCTTTCTCGTGCCCGCCCTGATGTTCGGGCTCACGGTATTCGCGATCGCGCTTGTGCTGATGCTGGCATCGGGCGGGTTTGCCGAGCTTTTCGAATCGCTGCTCCAATCCGCGATCGCGGGCGGCATCGCGTTTGGCGCCATGCTGGCCATCGTGCTTCTCTTTTCGCTCATCGGGGCGTTCTTCGGGTCGGGCACGATGATGGGACGCGCGCGCAGCTTCGGCCACCGGGCGCAGGCACGCGCGCGGGACCATCGGCTCTGGGCATTCTACATCGGCCTGTTCGCGCTCGTCGCGACGGTCGCATTGTTCATGAACATGCCGCAGGAGTTCCAGCCGCAGACCGATGCGGACGACAGCCGTGTCGATATTTCCATGCCGCCGGGCACCACGATCGAGCAGACCGAGGTCGTCGCCGACCGCGTCACCGCCCTCCTGGAGGAGCAGCCCGAGGTTGCCAGCGTCATGGAGCGCGTGAACGAAGGCTCCGCGCGGCTGTTCATTACGCTCGTCCCGGCCAGCGAACGCAACTCCAAAAGCTTCGAACTGGAGCGCGCGCTCACCCCCGCGCTTCAGGAAGTGGCCGATGCCCGCGTCAGCTTCGCCTCGCAGGGCGGCGGATTTTCGGGCCGCGCGCTGTCGATCATGCTCACCGGGTCCAACCCGGAAGAGCTCGATCAGGCGGCGCAGACGTTGATCGAGCAGATGCGCACCATACCCGAGGTCGTCGCCCCGCGGATCGAGGCCGACCTCCAGCGTCCGGAACTCATCATCACGCCGCGTCTCGACCTTGCCGCGCAACTGGGCGTGACGACTGCCTCATTGAGCCAGGCGATCCGTATCGCCACACTGGGCGAGATCGACCAGAACGCGGCGAAATTCTCGCTGTCGGACAGGCAGGTGCCGATTCGCGTGATCCTGGACCGTTCGGAACGGCGCGACATCGACACCATCGCCAATCTGCCGGTGCCCACCGCGACCGGCGGTTCCGTCCCGCTCAACCGCGTCGCCGAGATCAGCTTTGGCGCAGGCCCCACGCAGATTCAGCGGTTCAACCAGGCCCGCCGCGTGCTCATCGGTGCCGACCTTGCCGCCGGCGCGGTGTCCGGTCCCGTGCGCGAGAAGATCGACCAGCTGCCGATCATGCAGAACCTGCCCACCGGCATATCCAACCGCCCCGTCGGCGACGCCCAGTGGCAGGAGGAATTGAACCAGAACATGATCACCGCCGTCATTACGGGGATCCTGCTGGTGTTCGCGGTGCTGGTCCTGCTTTACAAGCGCGTGGTGTCGCCTCTGGTGAACATGACCTCGCTTCTGCTTGCGCCGCTGGGCGGGCTGCTGGCGTTGCTGCTGGTGGGGGCGATGACCGGCCTGCCGATGCCGATCTCGCTGCCGGTGTATATCGGGCTGCTGATGCTGCTCGGCATCGTGGCGAAGAATTCCATCCTGCTGATCGATTTCGCGCTGGAGGAGATGGAAGCCGGTGTTCCCAAGCGCGAGGCCATCATCGATGCGGGGCACAAGCGTGCGCAGCCGATCGTCATGACCACCGTGGCCATGGCGGCGGGCATGGTGCCGACGGCCATTTCCCTTTCGGGCGATGGCGCGTGGCGGCAGCCGATGGGGATCGTCGTGATCGGGGGGCTGATCATGTCGACGCTCCTGACGCTCGTCATCGTGCCGGCGGGTTTCAGCCTTGCCGACGGGTTCGAAAAGCGTATCGGCCCGCGCCTGCGCCGCTGGCTGCTCACCTATCGTCCGGGGGAGGGGGAGCCCGAGCCCGCCGAAACCCCGCGTCCCGATGGCGGGCCCGCCGTCCAGCCCGCACCATAA
- a CDS encoding DUF1153 domain-containing protein, protein MIENQKITPAMVIGPQGEPMTLDDLPPPTTRRWVIRRKAEVVAAVSGGLLTIDEACDRYALSLEEIASWQRAVERSGMKGLRVTRIQKYRDKYKRQMNY, encoded by the coding sequence ATGATCGAGAATCAGAAAATCACCCCGGCCATGGTGATCGGGCCGCAAGGCGAACCGATGACGCTGGACGATCTGCCGCCGCCCACGACGCGCCGCTGGGTCATTCGCCGCAAGGCCGAGGTCGTCGCCGCGGTCAGCGGCGGCCTGCTCACCATTGACGAGGCATGCGACCGTTACGCGCTCAGCCTCGAGGAGATCGCGTCGTGGCAACGCGCGGTCGAACGTTCCGGCATGAAAGGACTTCGCGTCACGCGGATTCAGAAATATCGCGACAAGTACAAGCGGCAGATGAATTACTGA